One window of Leopardus geoffroyi isolate Oge1 chromosome B3, O.geoffroyi_Oge1_pat1.0, whole genome shotgun sequence genomic DNA carries:
- the LOC123582712 gene encoding cytochrome P450 1A1 isoform X2 has product MMLSVFGLSVPISATELLLASFVFCLVFWVIRACQPQVPKGLKNPPGPWGWPLLGHVLTLGKNPHLVLARLSQRYGDVLQIRIGSTPVLVLSGLDTIRQALVRQGDDFKGRPDLYSFTLISEGQSMTFSPDSGPVWAARRRLAQNALKSFSIASDPASSSSCYLEDHVSKEAEYLIGKFQELMAKVGHFDPYRYVVVSVANVICAMCFGRRYDHDDQELLSLVNLSNEFGDGAASGNPVDFFPILRYLPNPALDFFKDVNEKFSIFMHKMVKEHYKTFEKGHIRDITDSLIEHCQDKRLDENANIQLSDEKIVNVVSDLFGAGFDTVTTAISWCLMYLVTSPNVQEKIQKELDTVIGRERQPRLSDRLQLPYMEAFILEIFRHTSFVPFTIPHSTTKDTSLSGFYIPKERCVFVNQWQINHDQKLWGDPSEFRPERFLTPDGTINKALSEKVILFGLGKRKCIGETIARLEVFLFLAILLQQVEFSVPQGTKVDMTPIYGLTMKHARCEHFQVRMRT; this is encoded by the exons ATGATGTTGTCTGTGTTTGGACTCTCCGTCCCCATCTCGGCTACAGAGCTTCTCCTGGCCTCCTTTGTCTTCTGCCTGGTGTTCTGGGTCATCAGGGCCTGTCAGCCTCAGGTTCCCAAAGGCCTGAAGAATCCaccagggccctggggctggcCTCTGCTCGGGCACGTGCTGACCTTGGGGAAGAACCCACATCTGGTGCTGGCAAGGCTGAGCCAGCGTTACGGGGACGTGCTGCAAATCCGCATCGGCTCCACACCCGTGCTGGTGCTCAGCGGCCTGGACACCATCCGGCAGGCCCTGGTGCGTCAGGGTGATGATTTCAAGGGGCGGCCCGATCTCTACAGCTTCACTCTGATCTCTGAGGGCCAAAGCATGACCTTCAGCCCAGACTCTGGACCGGTGTGGGCTGCCCGCAGGCGCCTGGCCCAGAATGCCCTGAAGAGTTTCTCCATTGCTTCAGACCCGGCTTCCTCATCCTCCTGCTACCTGGAAGACCATGTGAGCAAGGAGGCTGAGTACCTCATTGGCAAGTTCCAGGAGCTGATGGCAAAGGTTGGGCACTTTGACCCCTACAGATATGTAGTGGTGTCAGTGGCCAATGTCATCTGCGCCATGTGTTTTGGCCGGCGCTATGACCATGATGACCAAGAGCTGCTTAGCTTAGTCAACCTGAGTAATGAGTTCGGGGATGGCGCTGCCTCTGGGAACCCTGTGGACTTCTTCCCCATCCTTCGATACCTACCTAACCCTGCCCTGGATTTCTTCAAGGACGTGAATGAGAAGTTCTCCATCTTCATGCATAAGATGGTCAAGGAACACTACAAAACTTTTGAGAAG GGTCACATTCGGGATATCACAGACAGCTTGATTGAGCACTGTCAGGACAAGAGGCTGGATGAGAATGCCAATATCCAGCTGTCCGACGAGAAGATTGTTAATGTTGTCTCGGACCTCTTCGGAGCTG GATTTGACACAGTCACAACTGCCATCTCCTGGTGCCTCATGTACCTGGTGACGAGCCCCAATGTACAGGAAAAGATCCAGAAGGAGCTGG ACACAGTGATTGGGAGGGAGCGGCAGCCCCGGCTCTCTGACAGACTCCAGCTGCCCTACATGGAAGCGTTCATCCTGGAGATCTTCCGACATACCTCCTTCGTCCCTTTCACTATCCCCCATAG taCCACAAAAGACACAAGTCTGAGTGGCTTTTACATCCCCAAGGAGCGTTGTGTCTTTGTGAACCAGTGGCAGATCAACCATGACCA GAAGCTATGGGGTGACCCATCTGAGTTCCGACCAGAACGATTTCTCACTCCTGATGGCACCATCAACAAGGCACTGAGTGAGAAGGTGATTCTCTTTGGTTTGGGCAAGAGGAAGTGCATCGGTGAGACCATTGCCCGCTTGGAGGTCTTTCTCTTCCTGGCCATCCTGCTGCAGCAGGTGGAATTCAGTGTGCCACAGGGCACGAAGGTGGATATGACCCCTATTTATGGGCTGACCATGAAGCATGCCCGCTGTGAGCACTTCCAAGTGCGGATGCGCACTTAG
- the LOC123582712 gene encoding cytochrome P450 1A1 isoform X1, giving the protein MMLSVFGLSVPISATELLLASFVFCLVFWVIRACQPQVPKGLKNPPGPWGWPLLGHVLTLGKNPHLVLARLSQRYGDVLQIRIGSTPVLVLSGLDTIRQALVRQGDDFKGRPDLYSFTLISEGQSMTFSPDSGPVWAARRRLAQNALKSFSIASDPASSSSCYLEDHVSKEAEYLIGKFQELMAKVGHFDPYRYVVVSVANVICAMCFGRRYDHDDQELLSLVNLSNEFGDGAASGNPVDFFPILRYLPNPALDFFKDVNEKFSIFMHKMVKEHYKTFEKGHIRDITDSLIEHCQDKRLDENANIQLSDEKIVNVVSDLFGAGFDTVTTAISWCLMYLVTSPNVQEKIQKELGRRWLPLTRQRVLPLPGSPFIHGPLCSTDTVIGRERQPRLSDRLQLPYMEAFILEIFRHTSFVPFTIPHSTTKDTSLSGFYIPKERCVFVNQWQINHDQKLWGDPSEFRPERFLTPDGTINKALSEKVILFGLGKRKCIGETIARLEVFLFLAILLQQVEFSVPQGTKVDMTPIYGLTMKHARCEHFQVRMRT; this is encoded by the exons ATGATGTTGTCTGTGTTTGGACTCTCCGTCCCCATCTCGGCTACAGAGCTTCTCCTGGCCTCCTTTGTCTTCTGCCTGGTGTTCTGGGTCATCAGGGCCTGTCAGCCTCAGGTTCCCAAAGGCCTGAAGAATCCaccagggccctggggctggcCTCTGCTCGGGCACGTGCTGACCTTGGGGAAGAACCCACATCTGGTGCTGGCAAGGCTGAGCCAGCGTTACGGGGACGTGCTGCAAATCCGCATCGGCTCCACACCCGTGCTGGTGCTCAGCGGCCTGGACACCATCCGGCAGGCCCTGGTGCGTCAGGGTGATGATTTCAAGGGGCGGCCCGATCTCTACAGCTTCACTCTGATCTCTGAGGGCCAAAGCATGACCTTCAGCCCAGACTCTGGACCGGTGTGGGCTGCCCGCAGGCGCCTGGCCCAGAATGCCCTGAAGAGTTTCTCCATTGCTTCAGACCCGGCTTCCTCATCCTCCTGCTACCTGGAAGACCATGTGAGCAAGGAGGCTGAGTACCTCATTGGCAAGTTCCAGGAGCTGATGGCAAAGGTTGGGCACTTTGACCCCTACAGATATGTAGTGGTGTCAGTGGCCAATGTCATCTGCGCCATGTGTTTTGGCCGGCGCTATGACCATGATGACCAAGAGCTGCTTAGCTTAGTCAACCTGAGTAATGAGTTCGGGGATGGCGCTGCCTCTGGGAACCCTGTGGACTTCTTCCCCATCCTTCGATACCTACCTAACCCTGCCCTGGATTTCTTCAAGGACGTGAATGAGAAGTTCTCCATCTTCATGCATAAGATGGTCAAGGAACACTACAAAACTTTTGAGAAG GGTCACATTCGGGATATCACAGACAGCTTGATTGAGCACTGTCAGGACAAGAGGCTGGATGAGAATGCCAATATCCAGCTGTCCGACGAGAAGATTGTTAATGTTGTCTCGGACCTCTTCGGAGCTG GATTTGACACAGTCACAACTGCCATCTCCTGGTGCCTCATGTACCTGGTGACGAGCCCCAATGTACAGGAAAAGATCCAGAAGGAGCTGGGTAGGCGGTGGCTTCCTTTAACAAGACAGAGGGTTTTGCCTCTTCCAGGCAGCCCCTTCATCCATGGTCCTTTATGTTCTACAGACACAGTGATTGGGAGGGAGCGGCAGCCCCGGCTCTCTGACAGACTCCAGCTGCCCTACATGGAAGCGTTCATCCTGGAGATCTTCCGACATACCTCCTTCGTCCCTTTCACTATCCCCCATAG taCCACAAAAGACACAAGTCTGAGTGGCTTTTACATCCCCAAGGAGCGTTGTGTCTTTGTGAACCAGTGGCAGATCAACCATGACCA GAAGCTATGGGGTGACCCATCTGAGTTCCGACCAGAACGATTTCTCACTCCTGATGGCACCATCAACAAGGCACTGAGTGAGAAGGTGATTCTCTTTGGTTTGGGCAAGAGGAAGTGCATCGGTGAGACCATTGCCCGCTTGGAGGTCTTTCTCTTCCTGGCCATCCTGCTGCAGCAGGTGGAATTCAGTGTGCCACAGGGCACGAAGGTGGATATGACCCCTATTTATGGGCTGACCATGAAGCATGCCCGCTGTGAGCACTTCCAAGTGCGGATGCGCACTTAG